In the Scatophagus argus isolate fScaArg1 chromosome 11, fScaArg1.pri, whole genome shotgun sequence genome, atcagctttattgacagtatatatatttttacatacacacactgaattcgtcttttgcatttatcccatccttagttaaacacacacatgcaacacccggcaaattacatgcagtggaacacacacaggagcagtggacagcatcaagcgcccagggagcatattgaggggttaagtgccttgctcaagggcacatcagccggctaatagagagggggagcattttttgcattaatcactccaccacacctaaatttttcctgtctgtcaggtgggggaatcgaaccggtgaccctccgatcacaagccgcttctccaacctctaggccacggctgccccccagtaataataataagagcaaaaaagaaattTCAGTTATTGCTAGCTAGTTAGTCTACAAATTTTGACATCTGGTTAAGGTTAAACTAGTTgttacagttgtttttttcagactAGCTTTTTTGAGACTGAATGATATTCACATCTTAGAACGCCTTAATCCATTGACTGCCAACTGTAATAAACTCAGCCATCCATGTTTACCATGGAGCCTACATTCACTCCAACTATGCTACTGCAGTACTGATGGCATTAGTGGGCACAACACATAAAtcagacagcagtgacagatTAAAAAGCTTTTTATCCTGCAAAAGAATGAAATCTTTTGCAGGTTagaaaggtaaaagaaaaaaataacagacacagagaatTCTTAAGGgagtttttttatatattattgtCAGGTTTATAGGTCTTTCAGTCATTCTATTGGAAATTAAAAatcttcagcttcttcttttaTAGGTGATGAACTAAAGCATCTTGATTCTCCCCAATGACCTGTACGGGGAGAAAAGTCAATAATGATGAGTATACAGACGTCCTGACTGTACACAGTTATGCTTTTTCTTATCCGACTGAACTAACTCATTTTTCTTAAGCGGTTTTTCTTGTAGAAGCATGCCAGCACACAGTTTCCCAAGGTCATTTGTCACAAAGATTTGACTGTTCAAAAAAGAGCTGGAGTAGTTGTCTGGTATGATATTAACAAAAGGATCTTTCTGGTCTTCACATGTCTTGTGCTCCTCCAGGCTCTTCGAGTTGTCACAAAGCTGTCGAGGAGAAAAGTCACCTTCTTCAGGACTCTCAGGAGATGCAGTGTCTCTCTGGTAGGATGGAGACTGactcatgttttaaaaaatgtgatatGTCAACTGAAGCAAAATCTCAAGAGGACACTCACTGCATATTTCACGGTTCCATTTGTatcatttttgttattgtgcAAGTGCAGTTGCCCAGCAGTAGTTTCACATCAGGTACATGTACGTCCAAATTGTCATATAGTTGCAGCTAGAAGACAGTTTTCCTGTTCCCAGTACCTTCACTAATGATGACTTCTAAGTTTATTGGTAGAGGCTGTGTGGCTTTAAGCCAAAAAAGACATCTTGTCTTCATTAAAATAGATATTTTGCTATATTTAGATTCTGGGTGGAAATTTTataacaaaaaagtttttagaGTAAGAGGGGAAAACAAGTGTAACATAATATCCCTACTGAATCCTATAAAATGATCTCACTCTGTGATAACAGACAATACAATTCAATGCTGTCCTTTCATTGAGGATGATGCATCAAGGGTAGTAATTATAGTCACTACTGACAGATCTATGACTAACGCTGACAACAATACCTTAGTCTATAAAGCCCTGATTTCCCTCCGCTGGGTTCTAACATTTATCTCGGGCAGAGCCACAAAGTAGCAGTAGAGTAGTCCTTTGTGTGAAACGTACAGCCTTTTTCTGTATTGCAGAGACTCATTTCATGCAGATTTTGTACACATAAAGGTAAGCCGGCATAATTCAGTGTATCACAATGAATCAGTGTTTATTGTTGCCTTTTGGTcagcaaattaaattaatcCTTCTCCTCACCTAAATCCTTTGCTGTAAATCTCAAGGCTAAGATGTGGtgctaattattttcattctcattttcagTCCAGTGCtggcaaaaacatttcagagccTTTTGAGGAAATCATCAACAATGTGGACCGTGGCTCTTGTTCTTTGTTTGGGAAATATTCTCATCACAGGCGAGGCCAGTGATCAGCATTCAGAAGCGTTTGCTGTAATCGAGCTCTCTGAAACGGCCTCCCCTGGTCTTATAATactggaaaaacagaaatccaacAGCTCAATTCATCCACCCCTGGTAGCAGGGCCAAAGACACCACACCCTCCTATGTGCTTGGAGCCAGCTGGAATCAGAGATGCCTTCAAATATGTCAATACCGTGGtctctcttgttgtttttgctgttggcaTAGTGGGGAATTCAGCCTTGCTGAAAATCATATATGTCAACAAATGCATGAGAAGTGGACCAAACATTCTCATTGCGAGTCTTGCTTTGGGGGATCTAATTCACATCGTGATAGACATTCCAATCAACACATATAGGGTGAGTTATTTACCTCACGCTGTGCAATTACAATGAGAAAACAATGTTCCACCATATCCTGTTCTCTTTTTGTCCACTTTAAAATTTCAATCTCACCTTGAATTGattccctctttttttccttactGAAATTGTCCTTTGTTTTTGCTCCAGCTCATGGCAGAAGATTGGCCATTCGGCGTGGTACTGTGCAAGCTTGTCCCCTTCATACAGAAAACCTCTGTTGGAATTACTGTGTTGAGCTTATGCGCTTTGAGTGTTGACAGGTACGGAGATAAGCAGCACTGTCCTGTGCCCTGAAAGAAAATAGTGTTTGCCTGCTGCTATCTGTATTTCATCAAGCAGACGGATTTGTTTAGCATTAGCccttgaaatgtattttaactgGAAAAATGCATCATTGTCACAGACAAAAAGTCCCCCAAGCCATAACATTTTCCCATTGATTTCAGCAGATACCGAGCTGTAGTATCCTGGAATCGAATCAAAGGCATTGGGGTATCAGCGTGGACAGCAATCGAAATAACTCTGATATGGGTTGTTTCCATCCTGCTGGCCGTGCCTGAAGTTGTCGGCTTTGATATGATAACAATGGACTATAAAGACAAACATCTGAGAATATGTCTGCTTCATCCCATGCAAACCACGCAATTCATGCAGGTACTGCAAAAGGATAACACAAACAGATCAAcatgtgttttgatttgattgtttttttacattcaaCTTATTATGTTgataagaaatgaaatgaatggctctgttgttgtttctcacaATTCATCCAACATATTCTTGTAGATGTCTTCGTCGTactatttctgtgtgtttgaactATTGTTTTATGCATGCTGTAATGTAGTAACCACTGATCATCAAGTcatctgcagcacacactgactgtgGGCCTCTGTCATGTTTAATCAACAGTTTTATAAATCAGTAAAGGACTGGTGGCTCTTTGGCTTCTATTTTTGCATGCCACTGGCTTGGACTGCCGTCTTTTACACACTAATGACCAGGAAAATGCTGAGGAACACAAAGAATACGTTAAGCGACCACACCAAGCAGGTTATTAGTTACAATTTTAAGAACATTTTGCAACTTTATATTTTGgtgtaacattaacattaatattgGTTCTACCTTTCCTTTTCAAGAGACGGGAAGTTGCAAAGGCTGTCTTCTGCCTGGTGATTGTGTTTGCGCTTTGTTGGTTGCCTCTGTACCTTAGCAGGATCTTGAAATCAACCATTTATGATGAGAAAGATCCTAATAGGTGTCAGTTACTGAGGTAAGCATGAACAATTCAGTACCTTTATTCATTGTTCAGTACCTGgttcttgcttttttttgtctcattaatAGCTAATGTTTGTCCTCCTTTGTCAGCATCTTTCTTGTCCTCGACTATTTTGGCATTAATATGGCATCGCTCAACTCGTGCATCAACCCTATTGCGTTGTTCGTTGTcagcaaaagatttaaaagatGTTTCAAGGTAAGATatgctgtcacacactttttgtttttccagttgTTCCTATGTAGGGCACTATTCAGTTTTAGACATATCTGGCAGGGGTGAAAACAGTGTGATCCACATTGGATGAGCTATTATCTGTGTCATCAGGGACACATGGAGTCATGTCTGTAAAATGGCCAGACAGGAGCAAGCAATGACCCGAGGGGGAAATAAGTGAAAATGGTCTGGAAAAAATTTGTCagagtgggggaaaaaaaaaaacaacagacactTGGCAATCTACCAGACAGTTTTTCAGTGAATTAGAGTGATGTGTTAtgaggtgaaagaaaacataGCTTCAAGGCAGTAttcaaaggaaaatattttaaaagccTTTATGGTGTTACTAGCATAGCAGGTCATGttaaaacacactttgatttgttttggctgTCATGGGGTCTTTGCACACCACAGTATACAAAGAGCCACTTCCCTCTGCAATAATACTGCAAACcacacagtacagaaaaataaaaacagagacgCTTTCTAAAACTGCATTGcgtatatataaataaaccacTGTGAAGCTGATGGTAAAACGCATGTTGTCCTCTGACCAAATGTCTTTGTGCGTGTGGTCCTTCAGGCATGTCTGTGCAGTTGGTGTCTACCTCTTCAAGCTGTCACCCGTGACGAGGTGCAGTCTGTTTTGAAGTCCAGAATGCAGGATCAAGcctcagagcagagctgcaacaTCAAAGCTCACAAGCAGACTCCCACACCTGTACCTGAGCAGGAGAACACCTCACTTTGTTAGCACAACTCATGTGGAACTGTGAAAAGCCTATGTGAGAGATCTATAATATGTCcttattaaatatatataagtatataacTATCAAAGCAGCTCTATTAGTTGCAGCATGGACACGCCATCCCAATGATGCCTTGTGAAAAACATGCAGCACTGTCTTTTGTACTGCTGTCGTCAGTTGAACATCTGCTTGGGCATGAGCAACCCGCACTCAGACTGTTGAGACTATTTGCCCCCAGGGCTTGACTCACTCCCAACCATTACATCAGATTTTACCTAGTACCTATCCTGTATCATGCATCACAGTTCTCAAATCACTGTTTTGGGCACGATGTTAACCTGGCACCTATCAACAGAAATCTTGTCACAGCTTACCACCTGCATATATTTTATTCTGAGTCTGTTTCCGGATTCTTGAAAGACACTGTGCCGGAAAAATCAAGCAAATGGGAATTCAGAATTATTACAGTGGGTTTTATGGGGTACCGTGTATTATTAGCACATAAATATGCGTTTTCGTGCCTGTTAAGTTTCCCATACACAGAAGCCTGATAGTTTATAGCGTTCTTTTCGTTCTCGAGCTTTGACAAACATCAAGCTGGTGCCACAAGTAGATTCTGTCTTTGCCACTAAATGACTGATTGATGGTGGCCTATTTTTAATGCATTGTTAAATGTGTAATGCATGGAGACACTTTATAAAAGACCTGAGAGTCgggaagaaggaaaatgaagaTGACAGAATGAggtcaggaggagagaggatggaggtgggggtgggggggtgtacAGGCACCTGATAGGTCTTCCTGTCACAGGACAAGGCAAGCACAAATAGAGCACTGTTCTTCCAGATAATGCTGCATCACTCTGCAAAACTGTCTTCATGCTGTGTGCTGGAATGCCTATTAAAAGTTTATCTTGTCTAAGTAAAGAGCACCTCCCTCATCTGCAACGCTtcagtttgagaaaaaaaaaatcatgtgaaTACTTCTGATGTTTGTGATGCTTATATAGAAGAGACGTGTAATAAAGATACAACTTCACTGGGTTTATTGAATTAAACTATGCAGTAAAGTACTGTATTTTACTCACATTAAATATTGATCTTATAGTGCTTTCAATTATTTTCAAGCACATATGGTGTGATCATGTGTGCATGGAACATGCCTCATTTAATCTTAGGTAATTGAAGTCTTAAGCTGTTGATGcactcttctttatttttcaattgACGTatctgataaaaacaaaatacagctaCTTTGTAATTTGAAATGAAGCCATGTAAAATTGCCACAAAGTGTTTGTTGCTCTAATAGCTCTTGGCACATCAAATAGAGAGCACAAGGAAATGCTggtttcacatcacatcacatcaaaccAGCAGGCTGCTGTCTTTATGTACCTAATCGATTATTCTCGCTTTCCTCGACATACATGGGCAGGATTGCACAGTTAGAATCAGGTTTAGGTTTGTTAATATGACGGATTAGCCAGAATCAGTGTAATCCTTTCAAATGTTAGTGTGTACATACGTGGTAGTCCTCGGAATTGTATAAATCATGTGACATTTTAATATGGTCTTATTTTGAAGTTGCACTGTAAAGACAAATTTGAGCCATCTgactcaaaatgtgtttgtttgtgattagAGATgccaaaaatatgtttcaagAGAACAGAGAAAGCACATGCCTACTTTCTAGCCCACACAGTCATATTGCCTGCTGTGCTATACACTCATGCACCTCTCTCTGTTCTGACATAAGAGAGacagtgtctctgtgtctctgtgtctctgggGCTTTGACTGTTGAATACAACAGTGCTGGACAGGGAATGAGAATTCAACATACTCATTTACACTGAAGCcagtctgttctgtttttgatttagCGCAACATAGTCCatgtattttatatgtttatgtatatgtatatacactatatatacaagagtctccagacacacctctttatggggctgttcttGTGGGGTTGGGCTCAACCCCAGAAgagacttcccttcactggaagtctcTGCTTCACCGtactaagacattttggacaatgctatgcctccaactttgtggaaacagtttgaggaaggtctttttctattccagaCTTTCTATTccatgactgtgtcccagtgctcAAAGCCTAAACCCCACcgagcacctttgggatgaactggaatggaaatTGGGaacctttttgtccaacatcagtgcccgACCTTGCAAATGCTCGGAACGAAtaggcaaaaattcccacagaaacactccaaagtgcctgtgtatttagaatgtgatgtcagtAAAGTCAcagttggtgtaatggtcacgTGTCCTAATACTCTTGTCTACACAGTGTATTTCAGTATCCATCATAACTACAAATTGCATTATTAATGGcacttaaacaacattaatttTTATTCATGTAGTTAACCGACTTCATGGACGTACAATGTTCACATACTGCAGCAGCACACTTCATCGGAAGCTTCTGTCAAATGCTAATTTGTGTCAAATGCTGTCAAATGCTCTAGTCTCCGTCGTTAATGTAAATGCCAGCAGATAATCAACAAATGGTACAGCGCTATCATGTCCCCAGCAGTAAAAGCTCACAAATGCCAGATGACAGTGACACAATCATGCACTCATATCCAGAGAAGGGTGACGTCAGTGTCAACACCAGTGAGAAAGCGTGTGTGCGAGACCTTCTTTAGTAATCTCTGTACACACATAGCTCGGATAGGGCTCCCCACGGTGCTGCCCAGACTCCCCAGACTGTGGATTTAAttaaacagtgtgaaattaattaatcagtggGGTGGCAGGTAAAAGGACTCCTCACTGGAACTGCTCACACAACCAAGACAAGCATTTCATGTGCGCTGACAGTTATTAATTTGCTGTATGTTTCATTATAGTGTTTCTATATAGAGATGCTGAAATTctgagagattaaaaaaagcTTGGCATGGGAAAAAAGCCATGCAAATTATCAAAATAACAGTTCCCGAAAATCAAAGTGTAAACCTGTGTTTGATCTGTTctatcaattaattaaaaatttcagTTCTGTATAATAATATGGTGCAAATTAGATggaaatgagataaaatattcatttagttATCTGGGGAATCTGCCTGGAGGGCTTTTTAGTCTTCAGTCTGGCTCAAAATGCTGTCCATATGGCAATTATGTACAGTAGTGTTGCAGGAGGATTGGTCTGATGCCTACTGGCAGAGAGGAGCCTGCCTGTGACAAACTGCTGCTAGGATCTGATGTGAGTTGAGGAAGATAATGAGGCTGTTGTAAGCCTTAAGTATAGAGCCCGCCCCCGGGGTGGCATATCTTAGGGCTCAGGCTCCCTCATTGTTGCACGTGCTGCTGaggattaaaaacacatttacttttttctcATAAACTTTGTCAGTACTTCCTACAACTCTTTGGACAACTTCTGCTTTCATGTGGCAAGCCTCTTGACATTGCTTTGTGGAggagctgttttttgttttttttttactttttttttaacagtttgtaGATGTGAAGTCTTGATTTGATTCTGCTTTGAGCTATCTATAGCTCTTTTTAAGCACTCCACCAGAGGATGTGTACGTTCTGTGGTACATCCTGGGGTGACTGAAGTTTCAACAAATGCCATATTCTTATGAAGAATCTTTTCATATTGATCCCATTAGCTTGACTTTTCAAATTCAATTTCACTTACAGGTTTAAACAAATGGTGATATGGGTGAGGCAGTATAATGTGTTCGGTTGGTTATACAGTGTCCTCTGAGAGAGCCCACACCTGCTGTGTTATAAAGGTAACTGCCCACGGTATCTGCAGGTTGGGTGCCTCCACCACACAAGCTGCCTCATATACAGTGTGTCCCCAAGAAAACAATGGTGTAAATTCCAGCAGTGTGTCCAATTTAGACCTACACCGCACTACAGGTTTTCTATTTGTGTGCTACAAGGACACCATGCAACCAAGTGCaatacacaggaaaaaaaaaatccctgcaGCGTGTGCAGAGTAATTGAGTCACCAAGGCTATAATGTTTCATGACCGAGAAAGTGTAACTAATGTATTGCAGGTAGCTCTACAGacatatttacagttttaacTTGGTGAAGTAAACAAAAGAGGCTGCCTTATACAAAACAAGCAGTCTATTTAATTAATGGCCATTTGGGGCTTGCATACTAAATAGtggggtgtgcgtgtgtgagagggagagaaagagtgtgaaagagagagacatacagaaagagggagagagagagagagagagagagagagagagagagtgaaaaccCAGCCAATGGCAAGGAAACTTCAGAGAGAAATGCAAATAGCAGGCAGACTCAGACTACTGGGCAGAGCTGCAAGTGGTCACTCAACCATGGGATTAAAAAGCATTTACCAGCCCCCCCGCCTTTTCATCCAGCTATGTTATTTCTGACCATTCAGGAGAATGGACAAGACAAACGTTCAGTGCCTGGGTTGTTACTGCCGGTGCAAAACTGTGGGCTACAGGTTTTTCACAACGCCAGCATCTATGAGTGTACTGCAATGCTTTCTTGCAGAAAGACATAATGAGCTGGCTTAAAAGGGTTTCTGTGTTCTGGGTAAGGTGCAAAATGGACTGTCACTActgtttatttcattcatgTCTGGATGTAATGGAAAACATGCAATCAAATGTAGGACACGTTTACCAGAGTGGTTCACTTCACACTCCTATTCACACTTCTAATGCCTCTTGGGCAACAACAGGCAAATTTATGACAGACTATTGACACATTTACAGGGCGCTCTAGTCAGTGCATGGGTTTGATTAGCACAAATCCAGGCCACAAAATAAATCACCAGCTAAGGTATCCCAAACGTACTGAGTGTTGGCGCCAAGAGGATGTTGGTAGAAAAGCTTTTGATTCAGTGGTCACCAGAGTACTACAGCACCCTGCCTGACTGCGCTTGTTTTGATGGGCAATGATGAAAGAGGAGGTGGATGCGAGAAAAGCTCCCCCTCGTCGGCTGATGCGGACTCCTCTTCTGTGGTTCGCTATTAGCACAGGAGTGGAGGATTGCAGTCTGGCTGCTGGGCACAGTGGGTCAGTGCTCACAAAGCTCTGTTTGTTCCCTGGCCTGCAGGGCTCCCAGGGTAAGCTTGGCTCCAGAggggagacaaacaaaaaggcacCACTGTCTCACACTCTGAAGCTGCTCTCCAACACATTCGTCTTTTCTACTCAATGGGGTTACAT is a window encoding:
- the LOC124066777 gene encoding endothelin receptor type B-like, which encodes MWTVALVLCLGNILITGEASDQHSEAFAVIELSETASPGLIILEKQKSNSSIHPPLVAGPKTPHPPMCLEPAGIRDAFKYVNTVVSLVVFAVGIVGNSALLKIIYVNKCMRSGPNILIASLALGDLIHIVIDIPINTYRLMAEDWPFGVVLCKLVPFIQKTSVGITVLSLCALSVDRYRAVVSWNRIKGIGVSAWTAIEITLIWVVSILLAVPEVVGFDMITMDYKDKHLRICLLHPMQTTQFMQFYKSVKDWWLFGFYFCMPLAWTAVFYTLMTRKMLRNTKNTLSDHTKQRREVAKAVFCLVIVFALCWLPLYLSRILKSTIYDEKDPNRCQLLSIFLVLDYFGINMASLNSCINPIALFVVSKRFKRCFKACLCSWCLPLQAVTRDEVQSVLKSRMQDQASEQSCNIKAHKQTPTPVPEQENTSLC